A DNA window from Anastrepha ludens isolate Willacy chromosome 6, idAnaLude1.1, whole genome shotgun sequence contains the following coding sequences:
- the LOC128868412 gene encoding lysozyme D-like has translation MKVFICLIVALALVSSAFGVDLSRCSLAREMSRLGVPRDELARWTCIAQHESSYRTDVVGPTNYNGSNDYGIFQINDYYWCRPASGRFSYDQCDISCDGLLTNDIEPSVRCAQKILRMQGWSAWSTWRYCDGSLPSIDDCF, from the coding sequence ATGAAAGTCTTCATCTGCTTAATCGTCGCTCTGGCTTTGGTCTCATCAGCTTTCGGTGTTGACTTGAGCCGTTGCTCTTTGGCTCGTGAGATGTCTCGCTTGGGTGTACCAAGGGATGAGTTGGCCCGTTGGACTTGCATTGCTCAACACGAGAGCTCCTACCGCACTGACGTCGTCGGCCCAACCAACTACAATGGCTCCAACGATTATGGCATCTTCCAGATCAACGACTATTACTGGTGCCGACCTGCAAGCGGTCGCTTCTCCTACGATCAGTGCGACATCAGTTGCGATGGTTTGTTGACCAACGACATTGAACCTTCGGTGCGTTGTGCCCAGAAGATCTTGCGTATGCAAGGCTGGTCTGCCTGGTCTACCTGGCGCTACTGCGACGGCTCTTTACCAAGCATTGACGACTGCTTCTAA
- the LOC128868414 gene encoding lysozyme D-like: protein MKVFICLIVALALVSSAFGVDLSRCSLAREMSRLGVPRDELARWTCIAQHESSYRTDVVGPTNYNGSNDYGIFQINDYYWCRPASGRFSYDQCDISCDGLLTNDIEPSVRCAQKILRMQGWSAWSTWRYCDGSLPSIDDCF, encoded by the coding sequence ATGAAAGTCTTCATCTGCTTAATCGTCGCTCTGGCTTTGGTCTCATCAGCTTTTGGTGTTGACTTGAGCCGTTGCTCTTTGGCTCGTGAGATGTCTCGCTTGGGTGTACCAAGGGATGAGTTGGCCCGCTGGACTTGCATTGCCCAACACGAGAGCTCCTACCGCACTGACGTCGTCGGCCCGACCAACTACAATGGCTCCAACGATTATGGCATCTTCCAGATCAACGACTATTACTGGTGCCGACCTGCAAGCGGTCGCTTCTCCTACGATCAGTGTGACATCAGTTGCGATGGTTTGTTGACCAACGACATTGAACCTTCGGTGCGTTGTGCCCAGAAGATCTTGCGCATGCAAGGCTGGTCTGCCTGGTCTACCTGGCGCTACTGCGACGGTTCTTTGCCAAGCATTGATGACTGCTTCTAA
- the LOC128868413 gene encoding lysozyme D-like, whose amino-acid sequence MKVFICLIVALALVSSAFAVDLSRCSLAREMSRLGVPKDELARWTCIAQHESSYRTDVVGPTNYNGSNDYGIFQINDYYWCRPASGRFSYDQCDISCDGLLTNDIEPSVRCAQKILRMQGWSAWSTWRYCDGSLPSIDDCF is encoded by the coding sequence ATGAAAGTCTTCATCTGCTTAATCGTCGCTCTGGCTTTGGTCTCATCAGCTTTCGCTGTTGACTTGAGCCGTTGCTCTTTGGCTCGTGAGATGTCTCGCTTGGGTGTACCAAAGGATGAGTTGGCCCGTTGGACTTGCATTGCTCAACACGAGAGCTCCTACCGCACAGACGTCGTCGGCCCAACAAACTACAATGGCTCCAACGATTATGGCATCTTCCAGATCAACGACTATTACTGGTGCCGACCTGCAAGCGGTCGCTTCTCCTACGATCAGTGCGACATCAGTTGCGATGGTTTGTTGACCAACGACATTGAACCTTCGGTGCGTTGTGCCCAGAAGATCTTGCGTATGCAAGGCTGGTCTGCCTGGTCTACCTGGCGCTACTGCGACGGTTCTTTGCCAAGCATTGATGACTGCTTCTAA